The following proteins come from a genomic window of Aspergillus luchuensis IFO 4308 DNA, chromosome 3, nearly complete sequence:
- a CDS encoding Gfo/Idh/MocA family protein (COG:S;~EggNog:ENOG410PIJP;~InterPro:IPR004104,IPR000683,IPR036291;~PFAM:PF02894,PF01408;~go_function: GO:0016491 - oxidoreductase activity [Evidence IEA]): MINIIIVGAGLIGPRHAQSVINNPSTNLLALVDPSPSASSVAKTLNTLYFPSLSALLSSVPSIPHPDAAIICTPNHTHVPVALELISHNIHILLEKPISDTITTALPLLQAHQKHPDVKILIGHHRRFNPYITKTKEILESGSLGSILALSGLWTLYKPASYFTGATSWRSDKTKGGVLSINLIHDVDLLHYLFGPITRVYAEKTLPQRGGPDGNADHTAEEGAAITFRFASGVVGTFVVSDCAPSPWNFESGTGENPIIPKVGGEGGGFYRVLGSRGSLSVPDLKRWSYDGVEGEKGWSEKLRVEEFEVDKGVPFDLQLEHFVQVLEGRETPRCDAVEGLRALVVVDAVKRAMEKEEVVQVESVEEILARNQ, translated from the coding sequence ATGATTAACATTATCATCGTCGGCGCCGGCCTCATCGGCCCCCGCCACGCCCAATCCGtcatcaacaacccctccaccaATCTTCTTGCCTTGGTTGACCCCTCTCCAAGCGCTTCATCCGTGGCTAAAACCCTCAACACGCTCTACTTCCCCTCATTATCagccctcctctcttctgtACCAAGCATCCCGCACCCAGACGCCGCCATCATCTGCACCCCCAACCACACGCACGTCCCCGTGGCTCTCGAACTCATCAGccacaacatccacatcctaCTCGAGAAGCCCATCAGCgataccatcaccaccgcgCTTCCCTTACTCCAAGCACACCAGAAGCACCCAGACGTGAAAATCCTGATCGGCCACCACCGGAGATTCAACCCCTACATCACCAAAACGAAGGAAATCCTCGAATCCGGATCCCTGGGCTCCATCCTCGCTCTATCAGGCTTATGGACTCTCTACAAGCCAGCATCCTACTTCACCGGCGCTACCTCATGGAGAAGCGATAAGACCAAAGGCGGTGTATTAAGcatcaacctcatccacGACGTGGATCTCCTGCACTACCTATTCGGCCCCATCACGCGCGTCTACGCAGAGAAAACCCTGCCCCAGCGCGGTGGCCCAGATGGTAATGCAGACCACACGGCGGAAGAAGGCGCGGCGATCACATTCCGATTTGCCAGTGGGGTGGTGGGTACCTTCGTGGTGAGTGATTGTGCGCCGTCGCCGTGGAATTTCGAGTCCGGGACGGGTGAGAATCCCATTATTCCGAaggtgggtggtgagggaggagggttttATCGGGTTTTGGGAAGTCGGGGGTCGTTGAGTGTGCCGGATTTGAAGAGGTGGAGTTAtgatggggtggaaggggagaagggatGGAGTGAGAAGTTGCGAGTGGAAGAGTTTGAGGTTGATAAGGGGGTGCCGTTCGATTTGCAATTGGAGCATTTTGTGCAagtgttggaggggagggagacgCCCAGGTGTGATGCTGTGGAGGGATTGagggcgttggtggtggttgatgcgGTGAAGAGagcgatggagaaggaggaggtggttcaGGTGGAGAGTGTCGAGGAGATTTTGGCTAGGAATCAGTAG